A stretch of the Streptomyces venezuelae genome encodes the following:
- the gltB gene encoding glutamate synthase large subunit, giving the protein MDGRPAPQGMYDPRNEKDACGVGFVANLTGEATHTLVEQALTVLRNLEHRGATGSEPDSGDGAGILSQVPDAFLREVAGFELPEAGAYAVGIAFLPADGTAQAVAVEQIETIAAEEGLTVLGWREVPVTPDLLGNGARATMPAFSQLFVSNGSAGLELDRKAFVLRKRAEREAGTYFPSLSARTIVYKGMLTTGQLEPFFPDLSDRRFASAVALVHSRFSTNTFPSWPLAHPYRFVAHNGEINTVKGNRNWMRARESQLASELFGQEKLERIFPICTPDASDSASFDEVLELLHLGGRSLPHSVLMMIPEAWENHTSMDPARRAFYQYHATMMEPWDGPACVTFTDGTKVGAVLDRNGLRPGRYWVTDDGLVVLGSEVGVLDIDPAKVVRKGRLQPGRMFLVDTAQKRIIEDDEIKAELAAAAPYAEWLETGEIELEDLPEREHIVHTHASVTRRQQTFGYTEEELRVILAPMARTGGEPLGSMGTDSPIAALSERPRLLFDYFTQLFAQVTNPPLDAIREELVTSLRSHIGPQANLLEPTAASCRNIMLPFPVIDNDELAKLIHINADGDMPGMKAATLSGLYRVSGGGDALAARITEICAEADAAIENGARLIVLSDRHSDAEHAPIPSLLLTSAVHHHLIRTKQRTQVGLLIEAGDVREVHHVALLIGYGAAAVNPYLAMESVEDLLSAGTFLSGLEPEQAIRNLIYALGKGVLKVMSKMGISTVASYRGAQVFEAVGLNEEFVATYFNGTATKIGGAGLEVIAKEVAARHAKAYPASGIAPAHRALEIGGEYQWRREGEPHLFDPETVFRLQHATRNRRYDIFKKYTDRVNEQSERLMTLRGLFGFKSDRPAISVDEVEPVSEIVKRFSTGAMSYGSISKEAHETLAIAMNQLGGKSNTGEGGEDPDRLYDPARRSSIKQVASGRFGVTSEYLVNADDIQIKMAQGAKPGEGGQLPGHKVYPWVAKTRHSTPGVGLISPPPHHDIYSIEDLAQLIHDLKNANPVARIHVKLVSEVGVGTVAAGVSKAHADVVLISGHDGGTGASPLTSLKHAGGPWELGLAETQQTLLLNGLRDRIVVQTDGQLKTGRDVVIAALLGAEEFGFATAPLVVSGCVMMRVCHLDTCPVGIATQNPVLRDRFSGKPEFVVNFFEFIAEEVRELLAELGFRTLEEAVGHAELLDTSAAVTHWKAQGLDLEPLFHVPDLPEGAVRHALIAQDHGLEKALDNELIELAADALEAATAEQAQPVRAQVAIRNINRTVGTMLGHEVTKRFGGAGLPDDTIDLTFTGSAGQSFGAFVPKGITLRLEGDANDYVGKGLSGGRIVVRPDRGADHLAEYSVIAGNTIGYGATGGEMFLRGRTGERFCVRNSGALVVSEGVGDHGCEYMTGGTAVVLGETGRNFAAGMSGGVAYVVDLNQDNVNVGNLDAVEALSDEDKLWLHDVVRRHEEETGSTVAAKLLADWSVSVDRFSKIIPTTYKAVLAAKDAAERAGLSESETTEKMMEAATHG; this is encoded by the coding sequence ATGGACGGTCGCCCCGCCCCCCAGGGCATGTACGACCCGCGCAACGAGAAGGACGCCTGCGGCGTCGGATTCGTGGCGAACCTCACCGGCGAGGCCACCCACACCCTCGTTGAGCAGGCGCTGACCGTACTGCGGAACCTCGAGCACCGCGGCGCCACCGGCTCCGAGCCCGATTCGGGTGACGGCGCCGGCATCCTCTCCCAGGTCCCGGACGCCTTCCTCCGCGAGGTCGCCGGATTCGAGCTCCCCGAGGCCGGCGCCTACGCCGTCGGCATCGCCTTCCTCCCCGCCGACGGCACCGCACAGGCCGTCGCGGTGGAGCAGATCGAGACCATCGCCGCCGAGGAGGGCCTGACGGTCCTCGGCTGGCGCGAGGTCCCGGTCACCCCGGACCTGCTCGGCAACGGCGCCCGCGCCACCATGCCGGCCTTCTCCCAGCTGTTCGTCAGCAACGGCAGCGCTGGGCTGGAGCTGGACCGCAAGGCGTTCGTGCTGCGCAAGCGCGCCGAGCGCGAGGCGGGCACCTACTTCCCGTCGCTCTCCGCCCGCACCATCGTCTACAAGGGCATGCTCACCACGGGCCAGCTGGAGCCCTTCTTCCCGGACCTCTCCGACCGCCGCTTCGCCTCGGCCGTCGCCCTGGTCCACTCGCGGTTCTCGACCAACACCTTCCCGTCCTGGCCGCTCGCCCACCCGTACCGCTTCGTCGCGCACAACGGCGAGATCAACACGGTCAAGGGCAACCGGAACTGGATGCGCGCCCGCGAGTCCCAGCTCGCCTCGGAACTCTTCGGCCAGGAGAAGCTGGAGCGGATCTTCCCGATCTGCACCCCGGACGCCTCCGACTCCGCCTCCTTCGACGAGGTCCTGGAACTCCTGCACCTCGGCGGCCGGTCGCTGCCGCACAGCGTGCTGATGATGATCCCGGAGGCGTGGGAGAACCACACCTCCATGGACCCGGCCCGCCGCGCGTTCTACCAGTACCACGCCACGATGATGGAGCCGTGGGACGGCCCCGCCTGCGTCACCTTCACCGACGGCACCAAGGTCGGCGCGGTCCTCGACCGCAACGGCCTGCGCCCCGGCCGCTACTGGGTCACCGACGACGGCCTCGTCGTGCTCGGCTCCGAGGTCGGTGTCCTCGACATCGACCCCGCCAAGGTCGTCCGCAAGGGCCGCCTCCAGCCCGGCAGGATGTTCCTCGTCGACACCGCCCAGAAGCGGATCATCGAGGACGACGAGATCAAGGCCGAGCTCGCCGCCGCCGCCCCGTACGCCGAATGGCTGGAGACCGGCGAAATCGAGCTCGAGGACCTGCCCGAGCGCGAGCACATCGTCCACACCCACGCCTCGGTCACCCGCCGCCAGCAGACCTTCGGCTACACCGAGGAAGAGCTCCGCGTCATCCTCGCGCCGATGGCCCGCACCGGCGGCGAGCCGCTCGGCTCCATGGGCACGGACTCCCCGATCGCGGCCCTGTCCGAGCGCCCCCGGCTGCTCTTCGACTACTTCACCCAGCTGTTCGCGCAGGTCACCAACCCGCCGCTGGACGCCATCCGCGAGGAGCTCGTCACCTCGCTGCGCTCCCACATCGGCCCGCAGGCCAACCTGCTGGAGCCGACCGCCGCGTCCTGCCGCAACATCATGCTGCCGTTCCCGGTGATCGACAACGACGAGCTGGCCAAGCTCATCCACATCAACGCCGACGGCGACATGCCCGGCATGAAGGCCGCGACCCTGTCCGGCCTGTACCGGGTCTCCGGCGGCGGCGACGCCCTCGCCGCCCGGATCACCGAGATCTGCGCCGAGGCCGACGCCGCCATCGAGAACGGCGCCCGCCTGATCGTCCTCTCGGACCGTCACTCGGACGCCGAGCACGCCCCGATCCCGTCGCTGCTGCTCACCTCCGCGGTGCACCACCACCTGATCCGCACCAAGCAGCGCACCCAGGTGGGCCTGCTCATCGAGGCCGGCGACGTCCGCGAGGTCCACCACGTCGCGCTGCTCATCGGCTACGGCGCCGCCGCCGTCAACCCGTACCTGGCCATGGAGTCGGTCGAGGACCTGCTCAGCGCGGGCACCTTCCTCTCCGGCCTGGAGCCCGAGCAGGCCATCAGGAACCTGATCTACGCCCTCGGCAAGGGCGTGCTGAAGGTCATGTCCAAGATGGGCATCTCCACCGTCGCCTCCTACCGCGGCGCCCAGGTCTTCGAGGCCGTCGGCCTCAACGAGGAATTCGTCGCCACCTACTTCAACGGCACCGCCACCAAGATCGGCGGCGCCGGCCTGGAGGTCATCGCCAAGGAGGTGGCCGCCCGCCACGCCAAGGCCTACCCGGCCTCCGGCATCGCCCCGGCGCACCGCGCGCTGGAGATCGGCGGCGAGTACCAGTGGCGCCGCGAGGGCGAGCCGCACCTGTTCGACCCGGAGACGGTCTTCCGCCTCCAGCACGCCACCCGCAACCGCCGGTACGACATCTTCAAGAAGTACACGGACCGGGTGAACGAGCAGTCCGAGCGGCTGATGACGCTCCGCGGCCTGTTTGGCTTCAAGTCCGACCGCCCGGCCATCTCGGTGGACGAGGTCGAGCCGGTCTCCGAGATCGTCAAGCGCTTCTCCACCGGCGCCATGTCGTACGGCTCCATCTCCAAGGAGGCGCACGAGACCCTCGCCATCGCCATGAACCAGCTGGGCGGCAAGTCCAACACCGGTGAGGGCGGCGAGGACCCGGACCGCCTGTACGACCCGGCCCGCCGGTCCTCGATCAAGCAGGTCGCCTCCGGCCGCTTCGGCGTCACCAGCGAGTACCTGGTCAACGCGGACGACATCCAGATCAAGATGGCCCAGGGCGCCAAGCCCGGCGAGGGCGGGCAGCTGCCCGGCCACAAGGTGTACCCGTGGGTCGCCAAGACCCGGCACTCCACCCCGGGTGTCGGCCTGATCTCCCCGCCGCCGCACCACGACATCTACTCCATCGAGGACCTGGCTCAGCTGATCCACGACCTCAAGAACGCCAACCCGGTCGCGCGCATCCACGTGAAGCTCGTCTCCGAGGTCGGCGTGGGCACGGTCGCCGCGGGTGTCTCCAAGGCGCACGCGGACGTGGTCCTGATCTCCGGCCACGACGGCGGTACGGGTGCCTCCCCGCTGACCTCGCTCAAGCACGCGGGTGGCCCCTGGGAGCTCGGCCTCGCCGAGACCCAGCAGACCCTGCTGCTCAACGGGCTGCGCGACCGGATCGTCGTCCAGACCGACGGCCAGCTCAAGACCGGCCGCGACGTGGTCATCGCCGCGCTGCTCGGCGCCGAGGAGTTCGGTTTCGCGACCGCGCCGCTCGTCGTCTCCGGCTGCGTCATGATGCGCGTCTGCCACCTGGACACCTGCCCGGTCGGCATCGCCACCCAGAACCCGGTGCTGCGCGACCGGTTCTCCGGCAAGCCCGAGTTCGTCGTCAACTTCTTCGAGTTCATCGCGGAGGAGGTGCGCGAGCTCCTCGCCGAACTGGGCTTCCGTACGCTGGAAGAGGCCGTCGGCCACGCCGAGCTGCTGGACACCAGCGCGGCCGTCACCCACTGGAAGGCGCAGGGCCTGGACCTGGAACCGCTGTTCCACGTGCCGGACCTGCCCGAGGGCGCCGTCCGCCACGCGCTGATCGCCCAGGACCACGGCCTGGAGAAGGCCCTGGACAACGAGCTGATCGAGCTCGCGGCCGACGCGCTGGAAGCCGCCACGGCGGAGCAGGCGCAGCCGGTCCGGGCCCAGGTCGCGATCCGGAACATCAACCGGACCGTCGGCACCATGCTCGGCCACGAGGTCACCAAGCGGTTCGGCGGTGCGGGCCTGCCCGACGACACCATCGACCTGACCTTCACCGGAAGCGCCGGCCAGTCCTTCGGCGCCTTCGTCCCGAAGGGCATCACCCTCCGCCTGGAGGGCGACGCCAACGACTACGTCGGCAAGGGCCTGTCCGGCGGCCGGATCGTGGTCCGCCCGGACCGCGGCGCCGACCACCTGGCCGAGTACTCGGTCATCGCGGGCAACACCATCGGCTACGGCGCGACCGGCGGCGAGATGTTCCTGCGGGGCCGCACCGGCGAGCGCTTCTGCGTCCGCAACTCCGGAGCGCTGGTGGTCTCGGAGGGCGTGGGCGACCACGGCTGCGAGTACATGACCGGTGGCACGGCCGTCGTCCTCGGCGAGACCGGGCGCAACTTCGCGGCCGGCATGTCGGGCGGTGTCGCGTACGTCGTCGACCTGAACCAGGACAACGTCAACGTCGGCAACCTCGACGCCGTCGAGGCCCTGTCCGACGAGGACAAGCTGTGGCTGCACGACGTGGTGCGCCGCCACGAGGAGGAGACCGGGTCCACCGTGGCCGCGAAGCTCCTCGCTGACTGGTCCGTCTCGGTGGACCGCTTCAGCAAGATCATCCCGACCACGTACAAGGCAGTGCTCGCCGCCAAGGACGCCGCTGAGCGGGCCGGACTCTCCGAGTCCGAGACCACCGAGAAGATGATGGAGGCGGCGACCCATGGCTGA
- a CDS encoding ADP-ribosylglycohydrolase family protein translates to MAAGGPPPARSRTAGPQRSGPPEANARRIEGLLLGLAAGDAAGWPAARHRASRMPEWTRRLTRELDTFAEQNATTTLPVPIALNQPPEPLRLGPSDDAEWAAFAAESVLTAAGVLLSDLSRSRRMRAAIDLAWNALASEIAAAAERAPEVESAVLPLRARISVRAGLGNLAAGLRPPATGHDNPHYFDDAACVRAAVLAVVHPGSPQAAADLAEFDARYTQDGDGVHGARAMAAAVAAALGGADVDTAVEEALARLPGATEIGRNARHAVTLARTATEGAFGLVPTLEHEIVDHVYSYGIAAAETVPVALALATAARGRVTEAVPAAACLSRVADSAPALAGALTGALGGAAAIPTAWRRACRTLSGCALPRLAGTDLVELAALLAGTELTSPKAPEGQGIMRT, encoded by the coding sequence TTGGCAGCCGGGGGTCCGCCCCCGGCGCGCAGCCGCACGGCCGGGCCGCAGCGCAGCGGGCCGCCGGAGGCCAACGCCCGGCGGATCGAGGGGCTGTTGCTCGGGCTCGCCGCCGGGGATGCCGCCGGCTGGCCCGCCGCCCGGCACCGCGCCAGCCGGATGCCCGAGTGGACCCGTCGGCTCACCCGCGAGCTCGACACCTTCGCCGAGCAGAACGCCACCACCACCCTCCCCGTCCCCATCGCCCTCAACCAGCCCCCCGAACCCCTCCGCCTCGGCCCGTCCGACGACGCCGAATGGGCCGCCTTCGCCGCCGAGTCCGTGCTCACCGCCGCCGGCGTGCTGCTCAGCGACCTGTCCCGGTCCCGCCGGATGCGGGCCGCCATCGACCTGGCCTGGAACGCCCTGGCCAGCGAGATCGCCGCCGCCGCCGAACGCGCCCCCGAGGTCGAGTCCGCCGTGCTCCCCCTCCGCGCCCGGATCTCCGTACGCGCCGGTCTCGGGAACCTCGCCGCCGGCCTGCGCCCGCCCGCCACCGGCCACGACAATCCGCACTACTTCGACGACGCCGCCTGCGTCCGCGCCGCGGTCCTCGCCGTCGTCCACCCCGGCTCCCCCCAAGCCGCCGCGGACCTCGCCGAGTTCGACGCCCGCTACACCCAGGACGGCGACGGTGTGCACGGCGCCCGCGCCATGGCCGCGGCCGTCGCCGCCGCGCTCGGCGGGGCGGACGTCGACACGGCGGTCGAGGAGGCCCTCGCCCGGCTGCCCGGCGCCACCGAGATCGGCCGCAACGCCCGGCACGCCGTCACCCTCGCCCGGACGGCCACCGAAGGCGCCTTCGGGCTCGTCCCCACCCTGGAACACGAGATCGTCGACCACGTCTACAGCTATGGCATCGCCGCCGCCGAGACCGTGCCCGTGGCCCTCGCCCTGGCCACCGCCGCCCGCGGCCGGGTCACCGAGGCGGTGCCCGCCGCCGCCTGCCTGTCCCGGGTCGCGGACTCCGCCCCGGCCCTGGCCGGCGCCCTGACCGGCGCGCTCGGCGGCGCCGCGGCCATCCCCACCGCCTGGCGCCGGGCCTGCCGCACCCTGTCCGGCTGCGCGCTGCCCCGGCTGGCCGGCACCGACCTCGTCGAACTCGCCGCGCTGCTCGCCGGCACCGAGCTGACGTCCCCCAAGGCACCCGAAGGACAAGGAATCATGCGGACATGA
- a CDS encoding ADP-ribosylglycohydrolase family protein, translating into MTTETTETTKSADGAASAAAPPTLEERAAGCLVGAAVGDALGGPVEGWSPEQITERHGGRVHGIVGPWYENWRTARPLAPYHKGDGHVTDDTLMTHALVRVYEQVRDHLDAHAIADHLVPDLISNPRWIPELEAEALPLHRIFLAEKWIVTRIHYAHADPREAGNGNIVNCGAAMYMAPVGIVNAGNPAAAYAEAVDIAGAHQSSYGREAAGVFAAAVAAACAPGASAASVVDTALSLAKDGTREAIAAVAEAASGHREYEPALGPLRAAVAPYDSVGPDYRAPSLGARRPSRLHSIEELPIALGMLLIADGDYPAAVLGAVNYGRDCDSTATMAGAIAGALGGGSVVPPAWSERVAEASRLDLYGPPAALAEVAREVFARDLARRRLHEAAFSAIAGPR; encoded by the coding sequence ATGACGACCGAGACGACCGAGACGACCAAGAGCGCGGACGGCGCGGCCTCGGCGGCGGCGCCGCCCACCCTGGAGGAGCGCGCGGCCGGCTGCCTCGTCGGCGCGGCCGTCGGTGATGCGCTCGGCGGGCCGGTGGAAGGCTGGTCCCCGGAGCAGATCACGGAACGGCACGGCGGCCGGGTCCACGGCATCGTCGGCCCCTGGTACGAGAACTGGCGCACCGCCCGGCCCCTAGCGCCGTACCACAAGGGCGACGGACACGTCACCGATGACACCCTGATGACCCACGCCCTGGTACGGGTCTACGAACAGGTCCGGGACCACCTCGATGCGCACGCGATCGCCGACCACCTGGTCCCGGACCTGATCTCGAACCCGCGCTGGATCCCGGAGCTGGAGGCGGAGGCCCTTCCGCTGCACCGGATCTTCCTGGCCGAGAAGTGGATCGTCACCCGCATCCACTACGCCCATGCGGACCCGCGCGAGGCCGGCAACGGCAACATCGTCAACTGTGGTGCGGCCATGTACATGGCGCCGGTCGGAATCGTCAACGCGGGGAATCCGGCGGCGGCGTACGCGGAGGCGGTGGACATCGCCGGGGCACATCAGTCCAGTTACGGGCGGGAGGCCGCCGGGGTCTTCGCGGCGGCGGTCGCGGCGGCCTGCGCTCCGGGGGCGTCCGCCGCCTCGGTCGTGGACACCGCGCTGTCCCTGGCGAAGGACGGCACCCGGGAGGCGATCGCGGCGGTGGCCGAAGCGGCCTCCGGGCACCGGGAGTACGAACCGGCGCTCGGACCGCTGCGAGCGGCGGTCGCACCGTACGACTCGGTCGGGCCGGACTACCGCGCGCCGTCGCTGGGCGCGCGCCGGCCGTCCCGGCTCCACTCGATCGAGGAACTGCCCATCGCGCTGGGGATGCTGCTGATCGCCGACGGGGACTACCCGGCGGCGGTCCTAGGGGCGGTCAACTACGGCCGGGACTGCGACTCGACGGCGACGATGGCGGGCGCGATCGCCGGTGCGCTGGGCGGCGGGTCCGTCGTCCCGCCGGCCTGGTCGGAGCGGGTGGCCGAGGCCAGCCGACTCGACTTGTACGGTCCGCCGGCCGCGCTGGCGGAGGTGGCCCGCGAGGTCTTCGCCCGCGACCTGGCACGGCGCCGGCTGCACGAGGCCGCGTTCTCGGCGATCGCGGGGCCGCGGTGA
- a CDS encoding VIT1/CCC1 transporter family protein, whose amino-acid sequence MSIIDLEAPLHEAHRDNHTHRDVNGGWLRPAVFGAMDGLVSNLALMTGVAGGAVAPQTVVITGLAGLAAGAFSMAAGEYTSVASQRDLVLAELDVERQQLRKHPVDEMEELAELYVSRGVEPALAREVAMQLSRDPEQALEIHAREELGIDPDDLPSPLVAAASSFGSFALGALVPVLPYLLGATALWPAVLLALAGLFLCGAVVARVTAATWWRSGLRQLLLGGAAAGVTYILGTWIGSALG is encoded by the coding sequence ATGTCCATCATCGACCTCGAGGCGCCGCTGCATGAGGCCCACCGGGACAACCACACCCACCGCGATGTCAACGGCGGATGGCTGCGGCCGGCGGTGTTCGGGGCGATGGACGGGCTGGTCTCCAACCTCGCACTGATGACCGGTGTGGCGGGCGGCGCGGTCGCCCCGCAGACCGTGGTGATCACCGGTCTGGCCGGTCTGGCGGCCGGCGCCTTCTCGATGGCGGCCGGAGAGTACACCTCGGTCGCCTCGCAGCGTGATCTGGTCCTGGCCGAACTCGACGTCGAGCGGCAGCAGTTGCGCAAGCACCCGGTGGACGAGATGGAGGAGCTCGCGGAGCTCTACGTCTCCCGCGGGGTGGAGCCGGCGCTGGCCCGCGAGGTGGCCATGCAGCTGTCCCGGGACCCCGAGCAGGCGCTGGAGATCCACGCCCGCGAGGAGCTCGGCATAGACCCCGACGACCTGCCGTCGCCGCTGGTCGCCGCCGCGTCCTCGTTCGGCTCCTTCGCGCTGGGCGCGCTGGTGCCGGTGCTGCCCTACCTGCTCGGTGCCACCGCGCTCTGGCCGGCCGTGCTGCTCGCGCTGGCGGGGCTGTTCCTGTGCGGCGCGGTGGTCGCGCGGGTCACCGCGGCCACCTGGTGGCGCAGCGGGCTGCGGCAGCTCCTGCTGGGTGGCGCGGCGGCCGGTGTGACGTACATCCTGGGAACCTGGATCGGTTCGGCCCTAGGCTGA
- a CDS encoding ADP-ribosylglycohydrolase family protein, with product MTGPAAPVRLTWVQPEDLVGHELRQAAEDGRDPGPQLRAWLAAGGRPAPTRAGASPAPAPPALRALAEHLLDELAALPATGSAAVPRDQDAAAGPDTSAAAETGPGASPETGPGASRPVAGSATAAPRGPGAAPEAGPAADSAVAGPRNHGADPGSAGEFVRRIEAGWVGRAVGCVLGKPVEKLPLHGIRALGRATGNWPLRTWFTARGVPPELLAAHPWNRRSAATSLAENIDGTPEDDDLNYPLLNLLLLQRHGKGFTTADVARLWLDELPAGRTFTAERVALRNLLLGLEPPLTARHRNPYREWIGALIRADMHGWTNPGEPARAAGQASRDAVLTHTANGVHAARFAAAAIAVAAGGAGPGGGGGGGGGGGGGGVDVHAALRAGLAVVPPRSRLAEAVRDGIDAAGRHADFDRVVDHLHLRYGHYHWVHAVPNTALIAAALTHADGDFSRSVCRAVSGGWDTDSNGATAGSIAGLLAGAADRIPHHWTAPLKNRLATTVPGFDGIGFDTLAHLTAQEAVRP from the coding sequence GTGACGGGCCCGGCCGCACCCGTCCGGCTCACCTGGGTGCAGCCCGAGGACCTGGTCGGGCACGAGCTGCGGCAGGCCGCCGAGGACGGCCGGGACCCGGGCCCGCAGCTCCGCGCCTGGCTCGCGGCGGGCGGCCGGCCGGCCCCCACCCGCGCCGGCGCCTCCCCCGCCCCGGCCCCGCCGGCTCTCCGCGCCCTGGCGGAACACCTCCTGGACGAACTGGCAGCCCTCCCCGCCACGGGCTCCGCCGCCGTACCCCGGGACCAGGATGCAGCGGCAGGCCCGGACACGAGCGCAGCCGCGGAGACCGGTCCGGGCGCAAGCCCGGAGACCGGTCCGGGCGCAAGCCGGCCGGTCGCCGGCTCGGCCACGGCCGCGCCGCGGGGCCCGGGCGCAGCCCCGGAGGCCGGCCCGGCCGCCGACTCCGCCGTCGCCGGGCCCCGGAACCATGGCGCAGACCCGGGCAGTGCTGGGGAGTTCGTACGGCGGATCGAGGCCGGGTGGGTGGGGCGGGCCGTGGGGTGTGTGTTGGGCAAGCCCGTCGAGAAGCTGCCCCTCCATGGCATTCGCGCCCTCGGCCGCGCCACCGGCAACTGGCCGCTCCGCACCTGGTTCACCGCCCGCGGGGTGCCCCCCGAACTGCTCGCCGCCCATCCCTGGAACCGCCGGTCCGCCGCCACCTCCCTCGCCGAGAACATCGACGGCACCCCCGAGGACGACGACCTCAACTACCCCCTCCTCAACCTGCTGCTGCTCCAGCGCCACGGCAAGGGCTTCACCACCGCCGACGTCGCCCGCCTCTGGCTGGACGAGCTCCCGGCCGGCCGGACCTTCACCGCCGAGCGGGTCGCCCTGCGCAACCTGCTGCTCGGCCTGGAGCCTCCGCTCACCGCCCGCCACCGCAACCCCTACCGCGAGTGGATCGGCGCACTCATCCGCGCCGACATGCACGGCTGGACCAACCCCGGCGAGCCCGCCCGCGCGGCCGGACAGGCATCCCGGGACGCCGTCCTCACCCACACCGCCAATGGGGTGCACGCGGCCCGGTTCGCCGCCGCCGCGATCGCCGTGGCGGCCGGCGGCGCCGGCCCCGGCGGTGGCGGTGGCGGCGGTGGCGGTGGCGGCGGCGGCGGCGTTGACGTACATGCCGCGCTGCGGGCCGGGCTGGCCGTCGTACCACCCCGGTCCCGGCTCGCCGAAGCCGTCCGCGACGGCATCGACGCGGCCGGCCGGCACGCCGACTTCGACCGGGTCGTGGACCACCTGCACCTCCGGTACGGCCACTACCACTGGGTGCACGCCGTACCCAACACCGCCCTGATCGCCGCCGCCCTCACCCACGCCGACGGGGACTTCTCCCGCTCCGTCTGCCGTGCCGTGTCCGGAGGCTGGGACACCGATTCCAACGGCGCCACCGCCGGCAGCATCGCCGGCCTGCTGGCCGGCGCCGCGGACCGGATCCCGCACCACTGGACCGCGCCCTTGAAGAACCGGCTGGCCACCACCGTGCCCGGCTTCGACGGCATCGGCTTCGACACCCTCGCCCACCTCACCGCACAGGAAGCAGTCCGCCCATGA
- a CDS encoding ADP-ribosylglycohydrolase family protein, which yields MELIACDPQVLLERARGALLGLAVGDALGAPAENMKPSEIRSRWGRIEGFVSDDPAGTDDTEYAIFSGLLLARHGSALTVSHVERAWHHWIADLDEGPFRGAGFSERGTLENLRRGLAAPISAQHRHAWSDGLAMRAAPFGVFAAGRPAEAARLVAIDGTVSHDGEGIYGGQAVAAGVAAAMAGGSPASVVSAALSVIPSDSWTARSLRRAVTAAPRGERAVRSAVVIGGYPWTDLAPEAVGLAFGAFAASGGEFRSSVLTAVNMGRDADTTAAVAGALAGALSGSAAIPADWSSAVGPVRGSCLPSMRGYHVLDIADLLTPESEPRG from the coding sequence ATGGAGCTGATTGCATGCGATCCGCAGGTTCTCCTCGAACGGGCCAGGGGCGCTCTTCTGGGCCTCGCGGTGGGCGATGCGCTGGGTGCCCCCGCGGAGAACATGAAGCCCTCGGAGATCCGTTCGCGATGGGGCCGGATCGAGGGCTTCGTCTCGGACGACCCGGCCGGCACGGACGACACGGAGTACGCCATCTTCTCGGGCCTGCTCCTGGCCCGGCACGGCTCCGCCCTGACGGTCTCCCATGTCGAACGGGCCTGGCACCACTGGATCGCCGACCTGGACGAGGGCCCGTTCCGGGGCGCCGGCTTCTCGGAGCGCGGCACCCTGGAGAACCTGCGGCGGGGGCTGGCGGCCCCCATCTCGGCCCAGCACCGGCACGCCTGGTCGGACGGCCTGGCGATGCGGGCGGCCCCCTTCGGAGTCTTCGCGGCGGGCCGCCCGGCGGAGGCGGCGCGGCTGGTCGCCATCGACGGCACGGTCAGCCACGACGGCGAGGGCATCTACGGCGGCCAGGCGGTCGCGGCGGGGGTCGCGGCGGCGATGGCCGGCGGCTCCCCCGCCTCGGTGGTCTCCGCCGCCCTGTCCGTGATCCCCTCGGACTCCTGGACGGCGCGGTCGCTGCGGCGGGCGGTGACGGCGGCCCCGCGGGGGGAGCGAGCGGTGCGCTCGGCGGTGGTGATCGGCGGCTACCCCTGGACCGACCTGGCCCCGGAGGCGGTCGGCCTCGCCTTCGGCGCGTTTGCCGCGTCGGGCGGCGAGTTCCGGTCCTCCGTGCTGACCGCGGTCAACATGGGCCGCGACGCCGACACCACGGCGGCGGTGGCCGGGGCCCTGGCCGGCGCCCTGTCCGGCAGCGCCGCCATCCCCGCCGACTGGTCCTCGGCCGTCGGCCCGGTCCGCGGCAGCTGCCTGCCCTCGATGCGCGGCTACCACGTACTGGACATCGCGGACCTCCTCACCCCGGAAAGCGAGCCCCGCGGATGA